A genomic window from Punica granatum isolate Tunisia-2019 chromosome 2, ASM765513v2, whole genome shotgun sequence includes:
- the LOC116195264 gene encoding ABC transporter B family member 1 has protein sequence MSADTQQEIRTIEQWRWSEMQGLELLSPPNSSSDPFKPNPPPPSSPSPLAPAADNTSRLDPEAPTQQNPQQEAAHTAAAGRTGMEPRPPPNSIEQPKADGTGGSNSGSGGSNTNSSGAEKPKDVQAVGFGELFRFADGLDYVLMGIGSVGAIVHGCSLPLFLRFFADLVNSFGSYANDVDKMTQEVLKYAFYFLVVGAAIWASSWAEISCWMWTGERQTTRMRIKYLEAALNQDIQFFDTDVRTSDVVFAINTDAVMVQDAISEKLGNFMHYMATFVSGFVVGFTAVWQLALVTLAVVPLIAVIGGIHTTTLAKLSAKSQEALSQAGNIVEQTVVQIRVVLGFVGESRALQAYSAALKVAQRLGYRSGFAKGMGLGATYFVVFCCYALLLWYGGYLVRHHYTNGGLAIATMFAVMIGGLALGQSAPSMAAFAKARVAAAKIFRIIDHKPAIDKNGKTGLELDSVTGQVDLKNVDFCYPSRPDVRILNDFSLTVPAGKTIALVGSSGSGKSTVVSLIERFYDPTSGQVLLDGHDIKTMKLKWLREQIGLVSQEPALFATTIKENILLGRPSANQVEIEEAARVANAHSFIVKLPDGFDTQVGERGLQLSGGQKQRIAIARAMLKNPAILLLDEATSALDAESEKLVQEALDRFMIGRTTLVIAHRLSTIRKADLVAVLQQGSVSEIGTHDELMAEGENGVYAKLIRMQEIAHETALNNARKSSARPSSARNSVSSPIIARNSSYGRSPYSRRLSDFSTSDFSLSLDASYPNYRLEKLAFKDQASSFWRLAKMNSPEWVYALVGSIGSVVCGSLSAFFAYVLSAVLSVYYNPNHRYMSREIAKYCYLLIGLSSAALLFNTLQHFFWDIVGENLTKRVREKMFSAVLKNEMAWFDQEENESARVAARLALDANNVRSAIGDRISVIVQNTALMLVACTAGFVLQWRLALVLVAVFPVVVAATVLQKMFMTGFSGDLEASHAKATQLAGEAIANMRTVAAFNSEMKIVGLFSLSLQTPLRRCFWKGQIAGSGFGVAQFCLYASYALGLWYASWLVKHGISDFSKTIRVFMVLMVSANGAAETLTLAPDFIKGGRAMRSVFELLDRKTEIDPDDPDTAPVPDRLRGEIEFKHVDFSYPSRPDIPVFHDLSFRARAAKTLALVGPSGCGKSSVIALIQRFYDPSSGRVMIDGKDIRKYNLKSLRKHIAMVPQEPCLFATSIYENIAYGHESVSEAEIIEAATLANAHKFISSLPDGYKTFVGERGVQLSGGQKQRVAIARALVRKAELMLLDEATSALDAESEKSVQEALDRACSGRTTIVVAHRLSTIRNAHVIAVIDDGKVAEQGSHSHLLKNYPDGCYARMIQLQRFTHSQVIGMTSGSTSSRPREDGEREG, from the exons ATGTCAGCTGATACTCAGCAGGAGATAAGGACGATTGAGCAGTGGAGATGGTCAGAAATGCAAGGCCTGGAGCTCTTGTCCCCTCCTAATTCCTCCTCCGACCCTTTTAAGCCcaatcctcctcctccttcttctccttcgcCATTAGCGCCAGCCGCTGATAACACTTCAAGACTGGACCCGGAGGCCCCGACCCAACAGAACCCCCAACAAGAAGCAGCACACACAGCAGCAGCAGGGAGAACAGGAATGGAGCCTCGTCCACCCCCTAATTCTATCGAGCAGCCAAAGGCGGACGGCACCGGCGGTAGCAATAGTGGTAGTGGTGGTAGCAATACTAACTCAAGTGGCGCGGAGAAGCCCAAAGATGTTCAGGCTGTTGGGTTCGGCGAGCTCTTTAGATTCGCCGACGGGCTCGACTATGTCCTGATGGGGATCGGGTCAGTCGGGGCAATCGTTCATGGCTGCTCCTTGCCCCTGTTCCTGCGGTTCTTCGCCGATCTCGTTAACTCGTTCGGGTCGTACGCGAATGATGTCGACAAGATGACGCAGGAGGTCCTCAAG TATGCATTCTACTTTCTGGTGGTGGGTGCTGCGATTTGGGCATCTTCTTGGGCAG AGATATCATGTTGGATGTGGACAGGGGAGAGGCAGACGACGAGGATGAGGATCAAGTACCTCGAGGCAGCTCTGAACCAAGACATTCAGTTCTTCGACACGGATGTCCGAACCTCCGACGTGGTCTTCGCCATCAACACTGACGCTGTCATGGTCCAGGACGCCATTAGCGAGAAG CTGGGCAACTTCATGCACTACATGGCGACATTCGTCTCCGGGTTCGTGGTGGGCTTCACCGCCGTGTGGCAGTTGGCTCTCGTCACGCTCGCGGTGGTCCCTCTGATCGCCGTTATCGGGGGCATCCACACCACCACGCTCGCGAAGCTGTCGGCGAAGAGCCAGGAAGCTCTCTCCCAGGCCGGAAACATAGTCGAGCAG ACGGTGGTCCAAATCCGGGTGGTCCTGGGGTTCGTTGGAGAGTCGAGAGCGCTGCAGGCCTACTCGGCGGCGCTGAAGGTGGCGCAAAGGCTGGGATACAGGAGCGGGTTCGCCAAGGGGATGGGGCTAGGCGCCACCTACTTCGTCGTCTTCTGCTGCTACGCGCTTCTTCTCTGGTACGGCGGCTATCTCGTCCGCCACCACTACACTAATGGCGGCCTCGCCATCGCCACCATGTTCGCTGTCATGATCGGTGGACT GGCTCTGGGACAATCTGCCCCGAGCATGGCTGCATTTGCAAAGGCTCGAGTTGCAGCTGCGAAAATCTTCCGGATAATCGACCACAAGCCTGCCATAGACAAGAACGGCAAGACCGGCCTTGAGTTGGACTCTGTCACTGGACAGGTTGATCTGAAAAATGTGGACTTCTGTTACCCGTCGAGGCCCGATGTTCGGATCCTCAATGACTTCTCACTGACCGTCCCTGCTGGGAAAACCATAGCCTTGGTCGGGAGCAGCGGCTCCGGTAAAAGCACTGTAGTTTCCCTCATTGAGAGGTTCTACGATCCTACCTCAG GGCAAGTTCTGCTCGATGGGCATGACATAAAGACAATGAAGCTGAAATGGCTGAGAGAGCAAATAGGGCTAGTGAGCCAGGAGCCTGCACTGTTCGCAACCACCATTAAGGAGAACATCCTTCTAGGCCGCCCCAGTGCCAATCAGGTCGAGATCGAGGAGGCCGCCAGAGTTGCCAATGCTCATTCCTTCATCGTCAAGCTCCCAGATGGTTTTGACACTCAG GTCGGGGAGAGAGGTCTGCAGCTCTCGGGAGGTCAGAAGCAGAGGATAGCCATTGCGAGAGCAATGCTTAAGAATCCTGCGATTCTGCTCTTAGATGAGGCAACGAGTGCATTGGATGCAGAATCAGAGAAGCTGGTCCAGGAAGCTCTCGACCGGTTCATGATAGGGAGGACAACCCTTGTGATTGCCCATCGCCTTTCAACCATCCGTAAGGCCGACCTCGTTGCCGTGCTTCAGCAGGGGAGTGTTTCCGAGATTGGGACCCATGACGAGCTGATGGCTGAGGGCGAGAATGGAGTATATGCAAAGCTGATCCGCATGCAAGAGATAGCCCACGAGACTGCCCTCAACAATGCTAGGAAGAGCAGCGCTCG GCCTTCTAGTGCAAGGAACTCGGTCAGCTCACCGATCATTGCGCGGAACTCCTCCTATGGGAGATCGCCTTACTCCCGCAGGCTCTCTGACTTCTCCACTTCTGACTTCAGTCTCTCCCTTGACGCCTCGTACCCTAACTACCGCCTCGAGAAGCTCGCCTTCAAGGACCAGGCAAGCTCCTTCTGGCGCCTTGCAAAGATGAACTCCCCCGAGTGGGTCTATGCCCTAGTAGGGTCCATTGGCTCGGTGGTTTGCGGGTCCCTCAGTGCCTTTTTTGCCTATGTCCTGAGTGCAGTCCTCAGTGTTTACTATAATCCTAACCACCGCTACATGAGCCGAGAGATAGCAAAGTATTGCTACCTCCTCATCGGGCTCTCCTCAGCAGCCCTTCTGTTCAACACACTCCAGCACTTCTTCTGGGACATCGTTGGTGAGAATCTAACAAAACGGGTCCGAGAGAAGATGTTCTCAGCTGTTCTTAAGAATGAGATGGCTTGGTTTGATCAGGAGGAGAATGAGAGCGCCAGGGTTGCAGCAAGGCTTGCTCTCGATGCGAACAATGTGAGGTCAGCTATTGGAGACCGAATCTCAGTGATTGTTCAGAACACAGCCCTCATGTTGGTCGCATGCACTGCTGGGTTCGTTTTGCAGTGGCGTCTTGCCCTTGTGCTCGTTGCCGTATTCCCAGTGGTTGTTGCTGCCACCGTTTTGCAG AAAATGTTTATGACCGGTTTCTCGGGAGATCTCGAAGCTTCCCATGCTAAGGCCACACAGCTAGCAGGGGAGGCCATAGCCAACATGAGAACTGTTGCAGCCTTCAATTCTGAGATGAAGATCGTCGGCCTTTTCTCCTTAAGCCTTCAGACCCCTCTTCGCCGATGCTTTTGGAAGGGGCAGATTGCTGGGAGTGGATTTGGAGTGGCCCAGTTTTGCCTGTATGCCTCCTATGCTCTTGGGCTGTGGTATGCCTCCTGGCTTGTGAAGCATGGCATCTCAGATTTCTCAAAGACCATTCGCGTCTTCATGGTTCTCATGGTCTCAGCCAATGGAGCAGCCGAGACCCTTACCCTTGCCCCCGATTTCATCAAGGGTGGCCGGGCCATGAGGTCGGTCTTCGAGCTTCTTGACCGTAAGACTGAAATTGACCCAGATGATCCTGACACTGCCCCAGTCCCTGATAGGCTCCGAGGAGAGATTGAGTTCAAGCATGTCGACTTCTCCTATCCATCCCGCCCTGACATCCCAGTCTTCCATGACTTGAGCTTCCGCGCCCGGGCAGCGAAGACCCTTGCCCTTGTGGGCCCCAGTGGGTGTGGGAAAAGCTCAGTGATTGCTCTGATCCAGCGGTTCTATGACCCATCCTCTGGGCGGGTAATGATCGATGGGAAGGACATCCGAAAGTATAACCTCAAGTCTTTAAGGAAGCACATCGCCATGGTTCCACAAGAGCCCTGCCTGTTTGCAACTAGTATTTACGAGAACATTGCCTATGGCCATGAATCCGTCTCAGAAGCTGAGATAATCGAGGCTGCGACCTTAGCAAACGCCCAcaagttcatctcctcattgcCTGATGGATATAAGACATTTGTTGGGGAGAGAGGGGTACAACTATCGGGAGGGCAGAAGCAGAGAGTTGCCATTGCGAGAGCTCTTGTGAGGAAAGCTGAGCTGATGCTCCTTGACGAGGCAACTAGCGCCCTTGATGCTGAGTCGGAGAAGTCGGTCCAGGAGGCCCTGGACCGGGCCTGCTCAGGGAGGACCACGATTGTGGTAGCCCACAGGCTATCAACCATCAGGAATGCTCACGTGATTGCTGTGATCGATGATGGGAAAGTAGCTGAGCAAGGATCCCACTCGCACCTACTCAAAAATTATCCCGATGGCTGTTATGCTCGAATGATACAGCTGCAGAGGTTCACACATAGTCAGGTCATTGGGATGACTTCAGGATCGACTTCCTCAAGGCCCCGAGAGGACGGGGAGAGAGAAGGCTAA